From the genome of Ignavibacteriota bacterium:
CCGGAGCTGGGCGGCCTTGTCTGTTCTCCGTTCCTGGTAGGCGCGCTCCCGCAGCATTTTCTCGAAGTTCCCCAGCCGCCCCGGGTCCAGTTCACCCCGTTCGATCGCCGCATTGACCGCGCATCCCGGCTCACTGGCATGGTTGCAATCGGTGAAGCGGCATTGCAGCGCCAGCTCCTCGATGTCCTCGAAAGTCTCTTCCACCCCTTCGTCCGCATCCCAGAGCTGGATCTCGCGCATCCCCGGCGTATCGATGAGGAGTCCGCCTGACGGAAGCTGCACAAGCTCCCGGTGACTCGTGGTGTGGCGGCCTTTCCGGTCGCCTTCGCGCACATCCCCCGTGATGAATCGTTCCTCTCCCAGCAGGGCATTGGCGATGGTGGATTTGCCTGCTCCCGAGGGGCCGAGCAATGCCGCGGTCTCTCCGGCAGGCAGGTGCTCCAGTACCGCGGCGAGCCCGGACCTCTTCTTCGCGCTCGTGACGACCACCGGGATTCCCGGGATGGTCGCGCGCACTTCATCCACGACCTCGTCCGCATCGGGATCGAGGTCGGCTTTGTTCAAAACGATCACCGGGCGTGCCCCGCCCTGGGAAGCGAGCACGAGATACCGTTCCAGCCGGCGGATGTTCACGCCTGCATCGAACGCATCAACGAGGAAGACGACATCGATGTTGGCGGCGACGATCTGTTCCTCTTCGCGTTCGCCGGGATTCCTGCGGGTGAAGCAGGAGCGGCGGGTGAGGATCGTATGGATCGTGGCGGTGCCTTCACCGGGTCGTTTCTTGATCGCGACCCAGTCGCCTACCGCCGGATAGTCCCCGGCCGTTCGTGCGGCATAGTGGATGCGGCCGGAGATCTCCGCATCCCACTCACGCTCGCCGTCGGTAAGCGTGTACCTGTTCTTCTGGCGTATGATCACGCGTCCCGGCTCGAGTGATGGATCACCAAGTGCGGCCAGGTGCGCTGCGAACGAAGCGTGCCAGCCGAAGGCACGCAGTGCGGTCTCTGCTGATGCGGTCAACGGAATTCTCTTGCTGTTGCGATCATGGCACGGAGATTCTCCGGCGGTGTATCGGGTGGAAGGGCGCAGCCGGCGTTCAGAATAAAACGTGGAGTGTCCGCGAACAGTTCCAGCAGTGCCCGTGTTTTCTGTGCGACCTCCGCCGGCCTGCCGAGCGCGAGGACACCGCTCGGATCGATATTCCCGACGAAGGCCGTACGCGTGGCCATCATCCGGTGGGCAAGGAGCATGTCGGTCTTGTAGTCGATCTCCAGTCCATCTGCTCCCGTCGCGATCATGTCTTCGATGATCGGGCCGGTGTCGCCACAGATATGAAGAATATACGGCTTTCCCAGTCCATGTGCCGTGGCAACGATGCGCTGCTCGTACGGCAGCGCGAAGCGCCGGTACAGTCGCGGCGAGATGAGGTCCGTCCCTGCGGTGCTGTCGCCGTTGGAGAGCATCGTCACGCCGGTCTCCGCCATCAGGACAAGGAACTGCGACGTGATCGCGGTGCAATGTTCGAGGAGTGCATGGATATCCTCTTCACCGTCGGGGTCCAGCAATTCGGCCATCCACGAATCCATCCCCCGCACAAGCGCGGCGAGGGTGAACGGGCACTGGTCGCAGTTGCCGCGGATCGCAACCTCTCCTTTGAAATGCTGGACAAGGAGGCGGCACGCTTCCAGCCATACGCCGATACGTTCGGCGTTGCGGAGGTCGACCGGCGCGAGTTCGCGCACCTCGCGGAGTTGGTTGAGCCGGCCACGATGGGCACGTGCCGGTGCATCCTCGGGAAGGTCCACGGGAACACCGGCTGCCTCAGCGAGCGCCACCGTGTCCACATCCACGATGATGCCGTCGTAGCCATACCGCTCCACGGCATGGATGAACGCATCGGCAAGCGCCCGCGGGTCGCGCCGGAAGCGCCCCATGGTGATGCCGTCCTCCCGCGCCGCCATCTGGAAGTTGTGGAGGATCACCGGAACCCTGTCGGGCCATTCGCCGCGCAGGGCGGCCAAACACCGCTCTGTTCCGTTCATGCGTGTGCTCCGTTCGCGCTGGAATATTTCTGCATCCTGTTCAGGAGGACGGCCGTGAGAATCAGTCCGCCCCGCACCACATGTTGCCAGTACTCGTTCACGTTCAGCAGCGTCATGCCATTGATGATCACGCCGAGAAAGATGATGCCCACCATCGTACCGCGAACCGTGCCTGCACCGCCGGTGAGGCTCGTGCCGCCGATGATCACCGCTGCGATGATGTCGAGTTCCCATCCTTTCGCTGTGGTTGCGGTGCCGGACATGATCTCCGAGGACTGCAGGATGCCGGCCACGGCGGCGAGTCCGGAGGTGAGCGCAAGCACCGCGGTTTTGATGCGCGCCACGGGGATGCCGCTCAGCCGTGCGGCTTCACTATTGCCACCGACCGCATACACGGAGCGGCCGAACACCGTGTGGTTCATCAGCACCAGGATCACGCCGAAGGTGGCGACGAAGATGATGGCAGGAACGGGGATCCCGGCAAGATACCCGCCGCCCAACGTGCCATACCACTCGGGGAACGGCGTGAGCGGGAAGCCGTCGGTGAGCAACTCGGCAATGCCCGACAGCCCGGTCAACAGGGCCAGTGTCGTGATGAACGACGGCACGCCGTACCGGGTGCGGAGGACGCCGGTGATCCATCCCGGCACGAGACCGGTCCCGATGGTGATGAGCATGGCGATGAGCACCGCGGGAACAGGCGAGACTGCGGCTCCCAGATGGCCGGTGAGCCACGCCATCCAGCAGCCGGCGAAGGCGACGGCGGAGCCGACGCTCAGGTCGATCTCGCCGGCGATGATCACCATCGTCATGCCGAGCGCGATGATCCCCTGCATGGAGATGTTCCGCAGGACGTTCAGAAGGTTCTCCGCGGTGAAGAACCCGGGAGCGGCAAGAGCGAGCGCCACGCACAGAACGGCGAGGACAGCTTCCAGGACGAACGTATGGGACGAAAGCTTCATGTGGGTTCCATGCACTGTGCGAGCAGTTCTTCGAGTGTCGTGGTGCCGCCGTCGAGTTCGCCAACGATCCGTCCGTGCCGCATCACCAGGATGCGGTGACAGAGCAGGAGGAGTTCTTCGAGTTCGCTGGAGACCACGACCGTTGCCAAACCGCGTTTGCTGAGGGCGGTGATGGTCTGTGCGATCTGCGCCCGCGCCGAGAGATCGATGCCCCGGGTCGGTTCATCCAGCAGCAGCACGCGGGGATCCGTGGCGAGCCATTTGCCCAGCACGACCTTCTGCTGGTTGCCGCCGCTGAGGGCGCTCACGGGCATGCGCTGGTCCGGTACGCCGATGCCGCATTCGCGGATCGCCGTCGTGACCAGTTCATCCTCACGCCGTGTGGAGACGAATCCCCGTTCCGTGAGGCGCGTGAGAGCGGCCAGACAGAGATTCGCCCGCACACTCAGGCTCGTGACGAGGCCATGGTCCTTCCGGCTTTCCGGGGCCATGACCACGCCGGCGCGCTTCATGACGCCGGGGTCGGAGGGGTGAGTCACGGTGCCGTTCACCAGCACATCGCCGCTCACCGGCACATCAGCGCCTGCGATGGCGCGGAGCAGTTCGGTACGCCCCGATCCCAGCAATCCGGCGATGCCCAGTACTTCACCCTCCCGAACGTCGAAGTCCACATCCTGGAATGCCGGTGGGCGCGAGAGTCCGCGCACCTGCAGGACCGTTCGTTGTCCCGGCTCGTGATCGAGCATGCGCGTCAGCTTCACATCCTCACCGAACATCATGTTCACCATCTGTGCGGGTGTCACCTCCGCTGCAGGGAAGGAGCCGCCGCACACGCCATCGCGCAGTGCGGTGATCGTGCCGGCGAGTTGCCGCAATTCACCCAGGCGGTGCGTGATGTACAGGATCAACACCCCGCGAGCGGCGAGGGTCCGGAGCAGAGCGAAGACCGCCTCTGCTTCCGCGAACGAAAGTGCGGAGGTCGGTTCATCGAGGAGCAGGACATCGGGATCGGCGCTCATCGCCTTGGCGATCTCGACAAGCTGCTGTTGGGCCACCGGCAGGGTGCCGACCTTCGCCGAAGGAGAGAGTGAAAGGCGCAGGCCTGTGAACAATTCTTCGGTGCGCCGGGAGGCTTCTTTCCAATCCACGAAGCGCGAAAGGGCACCCGTGCGTCGCGGCAGCCGTCCGAGATGGATGTTCTCCGCGATGCTGAGGTCCGGAAGCAGGCTGAGTTCCTGATGCACGGCAGCGATGCCTGCCCGCCGGGCATCGCCGGGAGAGCGGAAGCGGACTTCATTGCCATTCAGGAGGACGGTACCGGATGAAGGGGCGATGGCTCCCGTCAGGATCCTGACGAGCGTGCTCTTTCCTGCGCCGTTCCGTCCGATCAGCGCATGGATACTCCCGCCCGTCCACCGGACGGAAAAATCCTTCAGGGCAACGGTGCCGGGATAGGTCTTGGCGACCTGCTGGAGTTCAAGGATGGTCATGGGAGAGCATCGACTGCAATTCGCTCTTGAACGTGCGTACATCGTCGGGCCGGGTGCGGGTGAGCAGGCGGCCGGGAAGGGCGACCCTCGCACCGACCTGCTGTTTGGCGAGGACGCCGAGTGCTGCGTCCACCGCGCGCGAGCCGATGAGGAACGGCTGCTGTCCGGTCACGGCCTGGAGCACCGGCTCTTCCGCAAGCAGAAAATCCGCGAGCTGGTCGCTTGCGTCGGTGCCGAACACCGCAACGCGGCCGGTGCGGCCGGAGTTCTTCACTGCCATCACCGCGCCCACCGTGCCGCCTTCATTCGCGGACCAGATCAGGTTCACGCCGGGGTGTGCGGTGAGGATGTCGCCCACCTTTTTCACGGCCTGCTCGGCGAGCCAGGCATCCTGCTCGGCAACGATCTTCACGCCGGGAAGCTGCGTGATCTCGTTCACGAAGCCGTCGCGACGCTGCTTATAGATCTCCGGCGCCTGCGATTGGAACCCCAGGAGTGCCACGGTGGCTTTGCCGCCGAGCACCGAATCGATGTAGGCGCGTGCCGCACGCCCGGTGGATGCGCCGAGTTCCACCTGATCGCTCTCGATGAACGAGGCGGGGATGGCGTTCTCCACCGTTGTGTTGTAGGTAATGACCGTGATGCCCTTCTCCTTTGCGCGCTGGAGCGCACTCATCGAAGCGCGCGCACTGAGCGGAGAGATCACGATCGCATCCACGCCCTGTGCGATGTAGGTGTTCACGAGCTGGATCTCCTTGTCCGGCCGCCCCGCGCTGTTGGCCTCGAGGAGTTCCACGCCTGCTTTCTTTGCGGCGTCACGCATACCGAAGAGCACCAGCCGGAAGAACTGATCCTCCTGGAACACGATGCCCGCGATCCGTTTCTGCGACGGGGCGGTGTTCTTCCCGCCGCAGCCGATGAGAATGGCGGAGGCAAGGAGCAGGGAGCCTGAGAGGACGAGGAGTCGGGAGCGCATAGGTTATTCCTTGTTCTTGAACCGGGCCCGCGCCTTGACCGCGGCTTTCGCGGCGGCTTTGGCGATGGGGTTCTTCGTATCGGCCGCAATGCCGTCCAGCAGCGGCAGGTCCTCTTCGGTGGCACAGTCGCCGAGCGCATTCACCGCACTCGTGCGCAGCCAGATGTTCCTGTCGGTGAGCAGGGGAATGAATGTGGACGCGGAGCCTTTCCCCTTTGCCGCCTGCCTCCGGAGGAGGGTGATCGCCGTGGTGCGTGTGGGCTGCGGATAGCCGTACTTCACGCGCTTCATCGCCTCGTCGCGCGCGCGCGCCGGAGCCACGTCAGCGAGTGCGGATAACGCGGTCGATGCGATGACGTCGCGGTGCGAAGGGATATCGAGATGCTGCACCAGGACGGTCTCGGCATGGGCTGGGTCGGCCTTGGACAGCGCCCGGAGCGACCGGGCGACCATGATATACGACGAATCCTTCACCAGCCGGTGCAGCGTGGCAATGGTCTCCGCGTCACCGGAGTCGGTGAGGAAGGGAACCGCCGAGGTGCGCACTGCCGGCGTCGGGTCCTTCACGGCATCCAGCAGTGCATGTTTGATTTCATCGTAAACCGGAGCCGTTCCGCCGCTCATCATGCCGAGCATGTGGATCGCCTCGCGCCGCACGGCGGGCACACTGTCGGTCCGCGCCCTGCCGATGACCACCGGTATCACCCGGGAGGAATCATCAACGGTCCCCAGGTGCTCCAGCGCGCGGAACCGGTCCACCGGATGCTCCGCCCGCTCGACCTGCAGGACCCACGTCTCCAGGGGTTGTTCGACATTCATCTCTTTGAGGAGCCAGTTCCCCTTGTCGAAGATCACCAGCACCGGCGCGGCAGTGAGAGGAAACGTGTACACGGTGTCCTGCGACTGGTTCCACACGCGGTGTGTCGTGGTCCCGCTGGCGGTGGTGATGGCAATGTCCACCGGCATCTTGAAGATCCCCGTCAGGGAGTCGCACTTCTGCTCCTGGGTCACGGATAGGCGGAGCGTGCGGGCGTCCGCATCCCATTCCTGCGTGGTCTTGTACACGGGGTAACCGGCCTTGTACACCCATTGGTCGAAGAACCAGTAGAGGTTCTGACCGGTCGCTTCCTGGATCGCCACCTTGAGGTCGTTCGTCTCCACCACACCGAGCTTGTGTTTCGTGATGTAGTGGTTCATCGAGCGCCAGAACATTTGTTCGCCGAGGACGAAGCGGAGCATGTGCAGGACCGAAGCACCGCGGGGGTAGAGGTTGGTGCCATACGAGCCGACGCTCACGATGGGCTTGCGGCCCATGGTCTTGTCGGAGTTGATGCCCGCCCGCTGTGCATCGAACACGCTCATGGCGAAGTGGTCCTGTCCGCGCGTTTCCTCATGGTAGAGGAGATCGAAGTAGCTGGCAAAGCTCTCGTTCAGCCAGAGGTGGCGCCAGTCCTTGCAGGTCACCACATCGCCCCACCACTGGTGCGAGAACTCGTGGGCGATCAGGCTGCTCGGGTTCTCGTCGATGCGGGCACGGGCATCGAAGACCGTGGCATCGTCGGCGAGGCTGGTGACGCTGGCATTCTCCATCCCACCCACGATGAATTCATGGATGAGGACCTGCGCGTATTTCTCCCATACGTACGGGAAGCCGATCCTGTCGGCGAAGAACTTCAGGATCGCCGGCGTCTCGCGGAAACAGACCTTCGCATCGGCTTCCTGTCCGGGGTACACGTAGTACGACAGCGGAACCGATCCCGCTTTCTCCTTGATGACCGTATACTCTCCGACCGCAAGGGAGATCAGGTAGGAGACGTACGGAACGGATTCCTTCCAGTGAAAGGTCTTTGTCTTCTCGCGGGCATTCTCTTTCACCCCCACCAGGGCACCGTTCGAGACCGCCGTAAGCTCCTGTGGTACGGTGATGAGCATCTCGGATGTGGCGCGATCATCGGGGAAGTCGTGGCACGGGAACCAGAAGTGGTTGTCCATGTCCTCGCCCTGCGACCAGATCTGCCGCGGCCGTTTCGGGTACGCGGAATCGGGCTGGATGAAGTACAGACCTTTGCGCGGGGTGCAGGTGTACTCGATCGACACCCGGAGCGTATCGCGGTGCCCGTAGGCGCGGTCGAGGTCCAGCGTGACGGTCTTCTCCTGCTGCGTGAACTTCAGCGGCGTGTTCTTCCCGAGCGTCGCCTTGAGGATCGTCATCTCCTCGGCGTCGAACATCAGGGTGCGGAGTTCCGGTGGGAAGGGAACGAGCGTGGTGGTGACGTTGCCTCGCACC
Proteins encoded in this window:
- the rsgA gene encoding ribosome small subunit-dependent GTPase A, translated to MRAFGWHASFAAHLAALGDPSLEPGRVIIRQKNRYTLTDGEREWDAEISGRIHYAARTAGDYPAVGDWVAIKKRPGEGTATIHTILTRRSCFTRRNPGEREEEQIVAANIDVVFLVDAFDAGVNIRRLERYLVLASQGGARPVIVLNKADLDPDADEVVDEVRATIPGIPVVVTSAKKRSGLAAVLEHLPAGETAALLGPSGAGKSTIANALLGEERFITGDVREGDRKGRHTTSHRELVQLPSGGLLIDTPGMREIQLWDADEGVEETFEDIEELALQCRFTDCNHASEPGCAVNAAIERGELDPGRLGNFEKMLRERAYQERRTDKAAQLREKERWKKIMKDFKKGKGQGDKYK
- a CDS encoding uroporphyrinogen decarboxylase family protein, with protein sequence MNGTERCLAALRGEWPDRVPVILHNFQMAAREDGITMGRFRRDPRALADAFIHAVERYGYDGIIVDVDTVALAEAAGVPVDLPEDAPARAHRGRLNQLREVRELAPVDLRNAERIGVWLEACRLLVQHFKGEVAIRGNCDQCPFTLAALVRGMDSWMAELLDPDGEEDIHALLEHCTAITSQFLVLMAETGVTMLSNGDSTAGTDLISPRLYRRFALPYEQRIVATAHGLGKPYILHICGDTGPIIEDMIATGADGLEIDYKTDMLLAHRMMATRTAFVGNIDPSGVLALGRPAEVAQKTRALLELFADTPRFILNAGCALPPDTPPENLRAMIATAREFR
- a CDS encoding ABC transporter permease codes for the protein MKLSSHTFVLEAVLAVLCVALALAAPGFFTAENLLNVLRNISMQGIIALGMTMVIIAGEIDLSVGSAVAFAGCWMAWLTGHLGAAVSPVPAVLIAMLITIGTGLVPGWITGVLRTRYGVPSFITTLALLTGLSGIAELLTDGFPLTPFPEWYGTLGGGYLAGIPVPAIIFVATFGVILVLMNHTVFGRSVYAVGGNSEAARLSGIPVARIKTAVLALTSGLAAVAGILQSSEIMSGTATTAKGWELDIIAAVIIGGTSLTGGAGTVRGTMVGIIFLGVIINGMTLLNVNEYWQHVVRGGLILTAVLLNRMQKYSSANGAHA
- a CDS encoding substrate-binding domain-containing protein; protein product: MRSRLLVLSGSLLLASAILIGCGGKNTAPSQKRIAGIVFQEDQFFRLVLFGMRDAAKKAGVELLEANSAGRPDKEIQLVNTYIAQGVDAIVISPLSARASMSALQRAKEKGITVITYNTTVENAIPASFIESDQVELGASTGRAARAYIDSVLGGKATVALLGFQSQAPEIYKQRRDGFVNEITQLPGVKIVAEQDAWLAEQAVKKVGDILTAHPGVNLIWSANEGGTVGAVMAVKNSGRTGRVAVFGTDASDQLADFLLAEEPVLQAVTGQQPFLIGSRAVDAALGVLAKQQVGARVALPGRLLTRTRPDDVRTFKSELQSMLSHDHP
- a CDS encoding sugar ABC transporter ATP-binding protein, with the translated sequence MYARSRANCSRCSPMTILELQQVAKTYPGTVALKDFSVRWTGGSIHALIGRNGAGKSTLVRILTGAIAPSSGTVLLNGNEVRFRSPGDARRAGIAAVHQELSLLPDLSIAENIHLGRLPRRTGALSRFVDWKEASRRTEELFTGLRLSLSPSAKVGTLPVAQQQLVEIAKAMSADPDVLLLDEPTSALSFAEAEAVFALLRTLAARGVLILYITHRLGELRQLAGTITALRDGVCGGSFPAAEVTPAQMVNMMFGEDVKLTRMLDHEPGQRTVLQVRGLSRPPAFQDVDFDVREGEVLGIAGLLGSGRTELLRAIAGADVPVSGDVLVNGTVTHPSDPGVMKRAGVVMAPESRKDHGLVTSLSVRANLCLAALTRLTERGFVSTRREDELVTTAIRECGIGVPDQRMPVSALSGGNQQKVVLGKWLATDPRVLLLDEPTRGIDLSARAQIAQTITALSKRGLATVVVSSELEELLLLCHRILVMRHGRIVGELDGGTTTLEELLAQCMEPT